A genome region from Bradyrhizobium commune includes the following:
- the ccmA gene encoding heme ABC exporter ATP-binding protein CcmA → MRLTGRGLTCVRGGRDVFSGLDFEAAAGEALAVVGRNGSGKTSLLRLIAGLLIPAGGTIALDGGDAELTLAEQCHYLGHRDALKPALSVAENLSFWADFLGGERFDATTSLAAVGLDHAADLPAAFLSAGQRRRLSLARLLTVRRPIWLLDEPTAALDTAGQDMFGTLMRDHLARGGLIIAATHTPLGIDARELRIGGTA, encoded by the coding sequence ATGCGGCTGACGGGGCGCGGGCTGACATGCGTGCGGGGCGGCCGCGACGTGTTTTCCGGCCTCGATTTCGAGGCCGCCGCTGGCGAGGCACTGGCGGTCGTCGGCCGCAACGGGTCGGGCAAGACCTCGCTGCTGCGGCTGATCGCGGGGCTGCTCATTCCGGCTGGCGGCACAATCGCGCTCGATGGCGGCGATGCCGAGCTGACGCTTGCCGAGCAATGCCACTATCTCGGCCATCGCGACGCGCTGAAGCCGGCCCTGAGCGTGGCCGAAAACCTGTCATTCTGGGCTGATTTCTTGGGCGGCGAGCGTTTTGACGCGACGACAAGTCTTGCGGCCGTCGGCCTCGACCACGCCGCCGACCTGCCCGCCGCGTTCCTGTCCGCCGGCCAGCGCCGCCGGCTCTCGCTAGCCCGCCTGCTCACCGTCCGCCGCCCGATCTGGCTGCTGGACGAGCCGACCGCCGCGCTGGACACCGCCGGACAGGACATGTTCGGCACCCTGATGCGCGATCATCTGGCGCGCGGCGGCCTGATCATCGCGGCGACTCATACGCCGCTGGGGATCGACGCGCGGGAGCTGCGGATTGGGGGGACGGCATGA
- a CDS encoding Bax inhibitor-1/YccA family protein, translated as MSDLDRNYASPFGRAAGRVDAATVDAGLRAYMLRIYNYMSIGLAITGLAALGVYMAAVTDVPTPEAVRVGKLFLTPFGYAMFVSPLKYLFMLAPLAMVFVISAGINRLAPSTAQILFWVFSALMGISLSSIFLVYTHTSIVRVFFITAATFGALSLYGYTTKRDMTAMGSFLFMGLIGIIIASLVNLFLASSALQFIVSVVGVLVFAGLTAWDTQRLKNDYIYGYASAGGDIAERAAISGALSLYLNFINLFTLLLQLLGQRD; from the coding sequence ATGTCGGACCTAGACCGCAATTACGCTTCTCCTTTCGGCCGGGCCGCCGGGCGTGTTGACGCCGCGACGGTCGACGCCGGTCTGCGCGCCTACATGCTGCGCATCTACAATTACATGAGCATCGGGCTGGCCATCACTGGCCTCGCCGCACTCGGCGTCTACATGGCTGCCGTGACGGACGTTCCGACCCCGGAAGCGGTCCGCGTCGGCAAGCTGTTCCTGACGCCGTTCGGCTACGCGATGTTCGTGAGCCCGCTGAAATATCTGTTCATGCTGGCGCCGCTCGCCATGGTGTTCGTGATCTCGGCCGGCATCAACCGTCTGGCCCCGTCGACCGCCCAGATCCTGTTCTGGGTGTTCTCGGCGCTGATGGGCATCTCGCTGTCCTCGATCTTCCTGGTGTACACGCACACCTCGATCGTGCGGGTGTTCTTCATCACCGCGGCGACCTTCGGCGCGCTCAGCCTCTACGGCTACACCACCAAGCGTGACATGACCGCAATGGGCTCGTTCCTGTTCATGGGCCTGATCGGCATCATCATCGCGAGCCTGGTGAACCTGTTCCTGGCCAGCTCGGCGCTGCAGTTCATCGTCTCGGTGGTCGGCGTGCTGGTGTTCGCGGGCCTCACCGCCTGGGATACCCAGCGGCTGAAGAACGACTACATCTACGGCTATGCCTCGGCCGGCGGTGACATCGCCGAGCGTGCGGCGATCTCGGGTGCGCTGTCACTGTACCTGAACTTCATCAACCTGTTCACGCTGCTGTTGCAGCTCCTCGGCCAGCGCGACTAA
- the ccmB gene encoding heme exporter protein CcmB, which translates to MTALAALIRRDIRIALRVGGGALIGVLFFLTVVVLMPFAVGPDLALLSRLGPAILWLGALLASLLTLDRLFMADHEDGSLDLITMSRTPLELACAAKALAHWLAAGLPLIVATPVLGLLLNLDMVATAAVALTLLAGTPALTFTGMIGAALAVTLHRGGLLMAVLVLPLSIPVLIFGVAASEAAITGPLSFGAPFSILCALSLVSLVIGPFAAAASLKHGLD; encoded by the coding sequence ATGACCGCCCTCGCCGCCCTGATCCGCCGGGACATCCGGATCGCGCTCCGCGTTGGCGGCGGGGCGCTGATTGGGGTGCTGTTTTTCCTGACTGTCGTCGTGCTGATGCCGTTCGCGGTCGGGCCGGACCTGGCGCTGCTGTCGCGGCTCGGGCCGGCGATCCTGTGGCTGGGTGCGCTCCTGGCAAGCCTGCTGACGCTCGACCGGTTGTTCATGGCCGACCATGAGGACGGCTCGCTCGACCTGATCACCATGAGCCGGACGCCGCTGGAACTTGCCTGCGCCGCGAAAGCGCTGGCGCATTGGCTGGCCGCCGGCCTGCCGCTGATTGTCGCAACCCCCGTGCTCGGCCTGCTGCTCAACCTCGACATGGTCGCGACCGCCGCGGTGGCACTGACGCTGCTCGCCGGCACGCCAGCGCTGACGTTTACCGGCATGATCGGCGCGGCGCTCGCCGTGACGCTGCATCGGGGCGGGCTGTTGATGGCGGTGCTGGTGCTGCCGCTGTCGATCCCGGTGCTGATCTTTGGTGTGGCGGCCTCGGAGGCCGCGATTACCGGGCCGTTATCGTTCGGCGCGCCGTTCTCGATCCTCTGCGCGCTGTCGCTGGTGAGCCTCGTGATCGGCCCGTTTGCGGCAGCCGCGAGCCTGAAGCATGGACTGGACTGA
- a CDS encoding septation protein A: MDKTQPHPLFKLATELGPLLVFFFVNAKFNLFAATGAFMVAIVAAMIASYVVTRHIPIMAIVTGVIVLVFGTLTLVLHDETFIKVKPTIIYGLFAAILGGGLLFGRSFIAVMFDQMFNLTPQGWRILTLRWALFFAGMAVLNEIVWRTQSTDFWVNFKVFGVTPLTMIFAIAQMPLTKRYGVEPVSLETSEAEAGDIRKG; encoded by the coding sequence ATGGACAAGACCCAGCCGCATCCGCTGTTCAAGCTTGCGACCGAGCTCGGTCCGCTGCTCGTGTTCTTCTTCGTCAATGCGAAGTTCAATCTGTTCGCCGCGACCGGCGCCTTCATGGTCGCAATCGTTGCGGCGATGATCGCCTCCTATGTGGTGACGCGCCACATCCCGATCATGGCGATCGTGACCGGCGTGATCGTGCTGGTGTTCGGCACGCTGACGCTGGTGCTGCACGACGAGACCTTCATCAAGGTCAAGCCGACCATCATCTACGGCCTGTTCGCCGCGATCCTCGGCGGCGGCCTCCTGTTCGGCCGCTCCTTCATCGCCGTGATGTTCGACCAGATGTTCAACCTGACCCCGCAGGGGTGGCGCATCCTGACGCTACGCTGGGCGTTGTTCTTCGCCGGCATGGCGGTGCTGAACGAGATCGTCTGGCGCACCCAGAGCACGGACTTCTGGGTGAACTTCAAGGTGTTCGGCGTCACGCCGCTGACCATGATTTTTGCGATCGCGCAGATGCCTCTGACGAAGCGCTATGGCGTCGAGCCGGTGTCGCTGGAGACCAGCGAGGCCGAGGCTGGGGATATCAGGAAGGGGTAA
- a CDS encoding DUF1223 domain-containing protein, translated as MTGMMASNLVSRWSGALWSGALGICAIVAVIRPAEADPRAVVELFTSQGCSSCPPADKIIGDLANDPSIIALSMPIDYWDYLGWKDTLADSRFSARQRAYSRMRGDREVYTPQVVVNGAAHVIGSDRAGIETAIGKTDKGAGVMSVPVTMSLAGKQINVSVAASKEPAVSHGEVWICSIAKSVPIAISRGENRGQQITYHNVVRNLLKVGDWNGHPESWTVPIENLTSRDGVDGAVVYVQDGSREKPGPMLGAAYTSLH; from the coding sequence ATGACTGGAATGATGGCTTCTAATCTCGTTTCGCGATGGTCCGGTGCCTTATGGTCGGGAGCGCTCGGCATCTGTGCCATCGTCGCCGTCATCCGTCCTGCCGAGGCCGATCCCCGCGCCGTCGTCGAGCTCTTCACCTCGCAGGGTTGCTCGTCCTGCCCGCCCGCCGACAAGATCATCGGCGATCTCGCCAACGATCCCTCGATCATCGCGCTGAGCATGCCGATCGACTATTGGGATTATCTCGGCTGGAAAGACACGCTGGCGGATTCGCGCTTCTCGGCGCGGCAGCGCGCCTATTCACGGATGCGCGGCGACCGCGAGGTCTACACGCCGCAGGTCGTGGTCAACGGCGCCGCGCATGTCATCGGCAGCGATCGCGCCGGCATCGAGACTGCGATCGGCAAGACCGACAAGGGCGCAGGCGTGATGAGCGTGCCGGTGACGATGTCGCTCGCGGGCAAGCAGATCAACGTGTCAGTGGCCGCGAGCAAGGAGCCGGCGGTCTCGCATGGCGAGGTCTGGATCTGCTCGATCGCCAAATCGGTGCCGATCGCGATCAGCCGCGGCGAAAATCGCGGGCAGCAGATCACCTACCACAACGTGGTGCGCAACCTGCTCAAGGTCGGCGACTGGAACGGACATCCGGAAAGCTGGACAGTGCCGATCGAGAATCTCACCTCGCGCGATGGCGTCGACGGCGCAGTGGTCTATGTCCAGGACGGCAGCCGCGAGAAGCCGGGCCCGATGCTCGGCGCGGCGTATACGTCGCTGCACTGA
- a CDS encoding IS481 family transposase yields the protein MPWREVSVMDQRREFVMLAKQEGVNRRKLCRQFGISAQTGYKWIERYDAGDTTLADRSRRPHHSPDRTEAAIEQQIVALRDVHPAWGARKILHRLKRDRQAVPAISTTHEILRRYDRVSEPAGRPGQPYIRFEKEAPNQLWQMDFKGHSPLEDGVSCHPLTMLDDHSRFSLCLAACDNERGSTVQGHLRETFRRYGLPDAMFVDNGGPWGFTLEDPWTGLTVWLLKLGVRVIHSRPYHPQSRGKNERFHRTLKAEVFAFRRYRDLAEVQRAFDQWRAVYNLDRPHEALNYNVPASRYQPSSREMPDRLPAVEYDEHEVVRSVSTTKAYVSFKGKLWKVPQAFRGERLAIRPLNTDGRFGIFFAAHQIAAIDLG from the coding sequence ATGCCGTGGCGAGAGGTGTCTGTCATGGACCAGCGGCGCGAGTTTGTGATGCTTGCTAAGCAGGAAGGAGTGAACCGGCGGAAGCTGTGCCGGCAGTTCGGGATTAGTGCCCAGACTGGTTACAAGTGGATCGAGCGCTATGATGCAGGGGATACGACGCTGGCCGATCGCTCGCGCCGGCCGCATCACAGCCCGGATCGTACTGAGGCTGCGATCGAGCAGCAGATTGTGGCCTTGCGCGATGTCCACCCGGCCTGGGGGGCGCGCAAGATTTTGCATCGTCTAAAGCGCGACCGGCAAGCCGTGCCGGCGATATCGACGACGCACGAGATCCTGCGTCGCTACGATCGCGTGAGCGAACCTGCGGGGAGACCTGGACAGCCCTACATCCGCTTCGAGAAGGAGGCACCCAATCAGCTCTGGCAGATGGACTTCAAGGGACACAGCCCCCTCGAGGACGGCGTATCCTGCCACCCGCTGACGATGCTGGACGATCACTCGCGGTTCTCGTTGTGCCTGGCTGCTTGTGACAACGAGCGAGGTTCGACCGTGCAAGGGCATCTGAGGGAGACATTCCGCCGGTACGGCCTCCCCGATGCGATGTTCGTCGACAATGGCGGCCCCTGGGGCTTCACCCTTGAAGACCCTTGGACCGGGCTGACGGTCTGGCTTTTGAAGCTTGGCGTCCGGGTGATCCACAGCCGGCCGTATCATCCGCAGAGCCGAGGAAAGAACGAACGCTTCCATCGCACGCTGAAGGCCGAGGTATTTGCCTTCAGGCGCTACCGCGACCTTGCCGAGGTGCAGCGCGCATTCGACCAATGGCGAGCCGTCTACAATCTCGATCGGCCGCATGAGGCTTTGAACTACAACGTTCCGGCAAGCCGGTACCAACCCAGTTCGCGGGAAATGCCGGACAGATTGCCCGCGGTGGAATACGACGAGCACGAGGTCGTCCGTTCCGTCTCCACCACCAAGGCCTATGTCAGCTTCAAAGGCAAATTGTGGAAGGTTCCGCAGGCCTTCCGCGGCGAACGGCTTGCGATCCGTCCACTCAATACCGACGGCAGGTTCGGCATCTTCTTCGCCGCGCACCAGATCGCGGCGATCGATTTAGGATGA
- a CDS encoding DsbE family thiol:disulfide interchange protein, with product MSDQTTSATPPRRAFLMLLPLIVFIGLAFLFWFRLGSGDPSRIPSALIGRPAPQTTLPPLEGLQADNAPVPGFDPTAFKGKVSLVNVWASWCVPCHDEAPLLTELAKDKRFQLVGINYKDAPDNARRFLGRYGNPFGRVGTDANGRASIEWGVYGVPETFVVGREGTIVYKLVGPITPDNFRSVLLPEMEKALKGAGS from the coding sequence ATGAGCGATCAAACCACCTCCGCGACACCGCCGCGACGCGCCTTCCTGATGCTGCTGCCGCTGATCGTCTTCATCGGTCTCGCATTTCTGTTCTGGTTCAGGCTCGGCAGCGGCGACCCCTCGCGGATTCCCTCTGCGCTGATCGGCCGGCCGGCGCCGCAGACCACGCTGCCGCCGCTCGAGGGATTGCAGGCCGACAACGCACCGGTGCCGGGCTTCGATCCCACGGCCTTCAAGGGCAAGGTCAGCCTGGTCAATGTCTGGGCCTCCTGGTGCGTGCCATGCCACGACGAGGCGCCGCTGCTGACTGAACTGGCAAAAGACAAACGCTTCCAGCTCGTGGGCATCAACTACAAGGATGCGCCCGACAATGCGCGGCGCTTCCTGGGGCGTTACGGCAACCCCTTCGGCCGCGTCGGCACGGATGCCAACGGCCGCGCTTCGATCGAATGGGGCGTCTATGGCGTGCCGGAGACTTTTGTCGTCGGCCGCGAAGGCACCATCGTCTACAAGCTGGTCGGCCCGATCACACCGGACAATTTCCGCAGCGTGCTGCTGCCGGAGATGGAGAAGGCGTTGAAGGGGGCTGGCTCCTAA
- a CDS encoding DUF2794 domain-containing protein: MSLTPEDADPSGQRAAAHPAAANVQPNRVTFNRIELHRILNLYGRMVADGEWRDYAIDFLKDRAVFSVFRRASEVPIYRIEKDPRLARKQGMYSVISATGLILRRGHELERVLLVIDRKLAVV; the protein is encoded by the coding sequence ATGAGTCTGACCCCGGAGGATGCCGATCCGAGCGGGCAGCGCGCGGCGGCGCATCCCGCCGCTGCGAATGTGCAGCCGAACCGGGTGACGTTCAACCGGATCGAGCTGCACCGCATTCTCAATCTCTACGGCCGCATGGTCGCCGACGGCGAGTGGCGCGACTATGCGATCGACTTCCTGAAGGACCGCGCGGTGTTCTCGGTGTTTCGCCGTGCCTCGGAAGTGCCGATCTATCGCATCGAGAAAGACCCGCGGCTCGCGCGCAAGCAGGGCATGTACAGCGTGATCTCGGCGACCGGCCTGATCCTGCGCCGCGGCCACGAGCTCGAGCGCGTGCTGCTGGTGATCGATCGGAAGCTGGCGGTGGTGTAG
- a CDS encoding heme ABC transporter permease gives MSLIDLANPTRFLALSARVLPWLAALTVILLMIGLYQSANAPDDYQQGATVKIMFIHVPNAWLSMFVWGVMSIASLGTLVWRHPLADVAAKAAAPIGASFTFLALLTGSLWGRPMWGTYWEWDARLTSVLILFLMYLGLMALWRAVEDPSRAARAAAVLTLVGAINLPIIKFSVDWWNTLHQPASVMRMGGSTLDKAFLIPLLVMAVAFTLLFITLHLAAMRNEILRRRVRSLQMMQASQKAA, from the coding sequence ATGTCGCTGATCGACCTCGCCAACCCCACGCGGTTCCTCGCGCTGTCAGCGCGGGTCCTGCCGTGGCTTGCGGCCTTGACCGTCATCCTGCTCATGATCGGCCTCTACCAATCCGCCAACGCGCCGGACGACTACCAGCAGGGCGCGACCGTGAAGATCATGTTCATCCACGTGCCCAATGCGTGGCTGTCGATGTTCGTGTGGGGCGTGATGAGCATTGCCTCATTGGGCACGCTGGTGTGGCGGCATCCGCTCGCCGACGTCGCCGCGAAAGCCGCCGCACCGATCGGTGCCAGCTTCACCTTCCTCGCGCTGCTGACGGGCTCGCTGTGGGGCCGGCCGATGTGGGGCACCTATTGGGAATGGGACGCGCGGCTGACCTCGGTGCTGATCCTGTTCCTGATGTATCTCGGCCTGATGGCGCTGTGGCGCGCGGTGGAAGATCCCTCGCGCGCGGCACGCGCCGCCGCGGTGCTGACGCTGGTCGGTGCGATCAATCTGCCGATCATCAAGTTCTCGGTCGATTGGTGGAACACGCTGCATCAACCGGCCTCGGTGATGCGCATGGGCGGCTCGACGCTCGACAAGGCGTTCCTGATTCCGCTGCTGGTGATGGCGGTCGCGTTCACGCTGCTGTTCATCACGCTGCATCTCGCAGCCATGCGCAACGAGATTTTGCGACGACGCGTGCGCTCGCTGCAAATGATGCAGGCGAGCCAGAAAGCTGCATGA
- the acnA gene encoding aconitate hydratase AcnA, protein MTSLDSFKCKKTLKVGAKTYVYYSLPTAEKNGLKGISKLPYSMKVLLENLLRNEDGRSVKKEDIVAVSKWLRKKSLEHEIAFRPARVLMQDFTGVPAVVDLAAMRNAMQKLGGDAEKINPLVPVDLVIDHSVIVNFFGDNKAFAKNVTEEYKQNQERYEFLKWGQKAFSNFSVVPPGTGICHQVNLEYLSQTVWTKKEKMTVGKKTGTFEVAYPDSLVGTDSHTTMVNGLAVLGWGVGGIEAEACMLGQPLSMLLPNVVGFKLKGQLKEGVTATDLVLTVTQMLRKLGVVGKFVEFFGPGLDNLSVADKATIGNMAPEYGATCGFFPVDAAAIDYLKTSGRAPARVALVQAYAKAQGLFRTAKSADPVFTETLTLDLADVVPSMAGPKRPEGRIALPSVAEGFSLALSSEYKKTEEPAKRFAVEGKNYEIGHGDVVIAAITSCTNTSNPSVLIGAGLLARNAAAKGLKAKPWVKTSLAPGSQVVAGYLADSGLQTDLDKVGFNLVGFGCTTCIGNSGPLPEEISKSINDNGIVAAAVLSGNRNFEGRVSPDVQANYLASPPLVVAHALAGSVTKNLAIEPLGEGKDGKPVYLKDIWPTTKEINAFMKKFVTASIFKKKYADVFKGDTNWRKIKTVESETYRWNMSSTYVQNPPYFDGMKKEPEPVTDIVEARILAMFGDKITTDHISPAGSIKLTSPAGKYLSEHQVRPADFNQYGTRRGNHEVMMRGTFANIRIKNFMLKGADGNIPEGGLTKHWPDGEQMSIYDAAMKYQQEEVPLVVFAGAEYGNGSSRDWAAKGTRLLGVRAVICQSFERIHRSNLVGMGVLPLTFEEGTSWSSLGLKGDEKVTLRGLVGELKPRQKLTAEIVSGDGSLQRVSLLCRIDTLDELDYYRNGGILHYVLRKLAA, encoded by the coding sequence ATGACCTCGCTCGACAGCTTCAAATGCAAAAAGACCCTCAAGGTCGGCGCCAAGACCTATGTCTATTACAGCCTGCCCACGGCCGAGAAGAATGGTCTGAAGGGAATTTCGAAACTTCCCTATTCGATGAAGGTCTTGCTCGAGAATCTCCTCCGCAACGAGGACGGCCGTTCGGTCAAGAAGGAGGACATCGTCGCGGTCTCGAAGTGGCTGCGCAAGAAGTCGCTGGAGCATGAGATCGCGTTCCGCCCGGCGCGCGTGCTGATGCAGGATTTTACGGGCGTTCCGGCCGTGGTCGATCTCGCCGCGATGCGCAATGCGATGCAGAAGCTCGGCGGTGACGCCGAGAAGATCAACCCGCTGGTGCCGGTCGATCTCGTCATCGATCACTCCGTGATCGTGAACTTCTTCGGCGACAACAAGGCCTTCGCCAAGAACGTCACCGAGGAATACAAGCAGAACCAGGAGCGCTACGAGTTTCTGAAGTGGGGCCAGAAGGCTTTCTCGAACTTCTCCGTCGTGCCGCCCGGCACCGGCATCTGCCACCAGGTCAATCTCGAATATCTTTCGCAGACGGTCTGGACCAAGAAGGAGAAGATGACGGTCGGCAAGAAGACCGGCACCTTCGAGGTCGCCTATCCCGACTCGCTCGTCGGCACCGACTCCCACACCACCATGGTCAACGGTCTCGCCGTGCTCGGCTGGGGCGTCGGCGGTATCGAGGCGGAAGCCTGCATGCTCGGCCAGCCGCTGTCGATGCTGCTGCCCAACGTGGTCGGCTTCAAGCTGAAGGGCCAGCTCAAGGAGGGCGTCACCGCGACCGACCTCGTGCTCACCGTCACGCAGATGCTGCGCAAGCTTGGCGTGGTCGGCAAGTTCGTCGAGTTCTTCGGCCCGGGTCTCGACAACCTCTCGGTTGCCGACAAGGCGACCATCGGCAACATGGCGCCGGAATATGGCGCGACCTGTGGCTTCTTCCCGGTCGATGCGGCCGCGATCGACTATCTCAAGACCTCCGGCCGTGCGCCTGCGCGCGTCGCACTGGTGCAGGCCTATGCCAAGGCGCAGGGCCTGTTCCGCACCGCCAAGTCGGCGGATCCGGTGTTCACGGAAACGCTGACGCTCGACCTCGCCGACGTCGTTCCGTCGATGGCCGGTCCGAAGCGTCCCGAAGGCCGCATTGCGCTGCCCTCGGTCGCCGAAGGTTTTTCGCTCGCGCTCAGCAGCGAGTACAAGAAGACCGAGGAGCCCGCGAAGCGTTTTGCGGTCGAAGGCAAGAACTACGAGATCGGCCATGGTGACGTCGTCATCGCCGCCATCACCTCCTGCACCAATACCTCGAACCCGAGCGTGCTGATCGGCGCAGGACTGCTGGCGCGTAACGCGGCAGCCAAGGGCCTCAAGGCAAAACCGTGGGTGAAGACCTCGCTTGCCCCGGGCAGCCAGGTGGTCGCGGGCTATCTTGCCGATTCCGGTCTCCAGACCGATCTCGACAAGGTCGGCTTCAACCTGGTCGGCTTCGGCTGCACCACCTGCATCGGCAATTCCGGTCCGCTGCCGGAGGAGATCTCGAAGTCGATCAACGACAACGGCATCGTCGCGGCTGCCGTGCTCTCCGGCAACCGCAACTTCGAAGGCCGCGTCTCGCCGGACGTGCAGGCGAACTATCTCGCCTCGCCGCCGCTCGTCGTCGCCCACGCGCTCGCGGGCAGCGTCACCAAGAACCTCGCCATCGAACCGCTCGGCGAAGGCAAGGACGGCAAGCCGGTGTACCTGAAGGACATCTGGCCGACGACCAAGGAGATCAATGCCTTCATGAAGAAGTTCGTGACCGCGTCGATCTTCAAGAAGAAGTATGCCGACGTGTTCAAGGGCGACACCAACTGGCGCAAGATCAAGACCGTCGAGAGCGAGACCTATCGCTGGAACATGTCTTCGACCTATGTGCAGAACCCGCCCTATTTCGACGGCATGAAGAAGGAGCCGGAGCCGGTTACCGATATCGTCGAGGCGCGCATCCTCGCCATGTTCGGCGACAAGATCACCACCGACCACATCTCGCCGGCCGGCTCGATCAAGCTCACCTCGCCCGCTGGCAAGTATCTCAGCGAGCACCAGGTGCGTCCGGCCGACTTCAACCAGTACGGCACGCGCCGCGGCAACCATGAAGTGATGATGCGCGGCACCTTCGCCAACATTCGCATCAAGAACTTCATGCTCAAGGGCGCGGATGGAAATATCCCCGAAGGCGGTCTGACCAAGCACTGGCCGGACGGCGAGCAGATGTCGATCTACGACGCCGCGATGAAGTACCAGCAGGAGGAAGTGCCGCTGGTGGTGTTTGCGGGTGCCGAATACGGCAACGGCTCGTCGCGCGACTGGGCCGCGAAGGGCACCCGCCTGCTCGGCGTGCGCGCCGTGATCTGCCAGAGCTTCGAGCGCATCCATCGCTCCAACCTGGTCGGCATGGGCGTGCTGCCGCTGACCTTCGAGGAAGGCACCTCCTGGTCGTCGCTTGGCCTGAAGGGCGACGAGAAGGTCACGCTGCGCGGCCTGGTCGGCGAGCTGAAGCCGCGCCAGAAGCTCACCGCGGAGATCGTGTCCGGCGACGGCTCGTTGCAGCGCGTTTCGCTGCTCTGCCGTATCGATACGCTGGACGAACTCGACTACTACCGGAACGGCGGCATTCTGCACTACGTGCTGCGCAAGCTCGCCGCCTAA
- the ccmD gene encoding heme exporter protein CcmD, with translation MMMSLGPYASFIVTSYAAAALVVALLISWVVLDYRSQTQRLRELERSGITRRSSRSAVDTP, from the coding sequence ATGATGATGTCGCTTGGCCCCTACGCGTCCTTCATCGTGACGTCTTACGCGGCCGCGGCGCTTGTGGTCGCGCTCCTGATCAGCTGGGTCGTGCTCGACTACCGCAGCCAGACCCAGCGCCTGCGCGAGCTCGAGCGCAGCGGCATCACCCGCCGCTCCAGCCGCAGTGCAGTGGATACACCATGA
- a CDS encoding GNAT family N-acetyltransferase, with the protein MSAPEIRPTLEADLPAITAIYQQAVREGTATFELEPPDLTEMTRRYRTLVDGGYPYFVAILDGRVAGYAYAGAYRPRPAYRFTVENSIYLDPPFHRRGIGLLLLERLITECEARGFRQMIAVIGDSANAGSIGVHTKGGFKMIGTHPSVGLKFGRWLDTVMMQRDLGEGASTVPTK; encoded by the coding sequence ATGTCAGCGCCCGAAATCAGGCCCACCCTTGAGGCCGACCTCCCCGCCATCACCGCCATCTACCAGCAGGCCGTCCGCGAGGGCACCGCGACGTTCGAGCTGGAGCCGCCCGACCTCACCGAAATGACGCGGCGCTACCGCACGCTGGTCGACGGTGGCTATCCCTATTTCGTCGCCATTCTCGATGGCCGCGTCGCCGGCTACGCCTATGCCGGCGCCTACCGGCCGCGGCCGGCCTATCGCTTCACGGTCGAGAACTCGATCTATCTCGATCCCCCCTTTCACCGCCGCGGCATCGGCTTGCTGCTGCTGGAGCGGCTGATCACCGAATGCGAAGCGCGCGGCTTCCGCCAGATGATCGCGGTGATCGGCGATTCCGCCAATGCCGGCTCGATCGGCGTGCACACCAAGGGCGGCTTCAAGATGATCGGCACGCATCCCAGTGTCGGGCTGAAATTCGGCCGCTGGCTGGATACGGTGATGATGCAGCGCGATCTCGGCGAGGGCGCGAGCACGGTGCCGACAAAGTAG